A segment of the Butyrivibrio fibrisolvens genome:
GAGTTCATGAACTGGTCCAAGAAAGCCGGAACAGAGACAATGTACGCTATCAACCTTGGTACACGCGGAATCGAAGATGCCAAGAACGTTGTAGAGTACTGTAATATTAAGAAGAATACTCTTTATTCTGATATGCGTCGCAAAAATGGTGCTGAGGATCCATTTGATATTAAGTTATGGTGCCTTGGTAACGAGATGGACGGACCTTGGCAGATGGGGCACAAGACAGCTACTGAGTACGGACGTATCGCTAACGAAGCAGGTAAGATCATGAAGTGGATCGATCCTTCTATTGAAGTTGTAGCTTGCGGAAGTTCAAATATGGGCATGCCTACATTCGGTAAGTGGGAAGCTACAGTCCTTGAAGAGGGCTATGATACATTCGATTATCTCTCACTTCATACATATTATGGTAACCACGAGAACAACACACCTGATTTCCTTGCTTCTTCTGTAGATATGGACAAGTTCATCAGCGCTGTTGTATCTGTATGTGATTACGTTAAGGCTGTTAAGAAGTCTAACAAGCAGATCAACCTCTCTTTTGACGAGTGGAATGTATGGTATCACTCCAACGAGCAGGACAAGAAGCTTGAGAAGTGGATCGAGCATCCTCACCAGCTTGAAGATATCTATAACTTCGAAGATGCCCTCCTTGTAGGAAGTATGCTCATCACTCTCCTGCGCCACGCTGACAGAGTTAAGATTGCATGTCTTGCTCAGCTCGTTAACGTTATTGCACCTATCATGACTTCAGACACAGGTGCATGGAAGCAGACAATCTTCTATCCTTACATGCACGCAAGCCAGTTCGGTAGAGGCACAGTTCTTACATCTGTTGTTAAGACTCCTACATATGAGTCCAAGCACGGCGATGCTCCTTACATTGACAGCGTTGTTGTTAAGGATGAGGAGAACGGCACAGTTACTATCTTTGCTGTAAACAAAGACCTTGAGAATGACTTCGAGCTTACAGCTGACCTTCGCCAGTTCGCTGATTATAAGGTAAAAGAGCACATCATGCTCACACACGATGACCTTAAAGCTGTAAATACAGAAGAGAATCCTGATAATGTAGCACCTGTAGCTTACAATGGAACAAAGCTTGATAATGGAGTACTTACAAGCATTCTTCCTTCAAGAAGCTGGAATGTTATCAGACTTGAGAAATAAGATAGTTATTTAGATTTATGATCCCTGTTAGCGCCTTGTGGTGGTGGCAGGGATTTTTTGCGCGAAAAAGTGCAACAATAAAACTCTTCATTATGGAAGTAATGTGGATGATAGACGGATGATTTCCTAACAGAACAATGATTTTGTTCATCTACGAAAAAACGTTTCCTTAACGCTAAAAAATAATAATATTGTGCTGAAATATAGTGCAATTAAAGAATTTTTTAAATATATTTTCGTGAAAAAGAAAATGTTCGAATATGTGATAATTACTGCAAAAGTATTGACGAAATAATACCAACAATATATTATGGGTAAAGATTTTTAATAATTATTTATAGGCAAACGCTTTCCGGTGACGGGCGGACGCAAAGCTGTAAATCTTGGTGAGTAATCAAAGTTTTTGGGGAGACCATTCGGGGGGATTCCGATTTACTGATATGTATTACAATTAAATGCAAGATGGTTTAGCTGCAAAGAAGGATCTTTGCAGCTTTTTTTGTGTCTATAAACAAAAGGGATTGGCAACATAGTCGTTGTAAGGGGCTGATGCTTGTAGAGATGGTTAGGTATTCAAGGAGGAAATTAAAGTGATGCACAGTAAAAAATGTAACTTGTTCTTTAGAGTTACAGCGCTTTTGACAGCATGTTTTATCGTAATTGGTATGAGCGGCATTCAGACACTGGCAGAAAGTGGAGGAAGCTCAGATGCTCCACAGACAGAAGTAACGACTGAGGAAGGTGGATCGGAGAATAAGAATCAGGCGAAAGAAGAGGAACATAAAGAAGATTCTGCTGGTGCAGGTGGTTCTTTAGAGGAGAATGAAAAACCTGCTGATGCAGGATTCTCAAGTTCTAATGATGAAAACAATGGAGAAACAGGAGACTCTTCAACTGAGTCAACTTCAGACGTTGCAGCAGAAAGCTCTACAGAATCGGCTTCTGATGCTTCTACAGAGAGTTCTTCTGAAGATGCAGCCGAGGAAGCTTCTACAGAAGAAGCACCTCAGGTACTTGGCGCACCCAGACTTAAGAAATCATTGGTCATCTCTAATGGACAGATTATATTTGCGAATGACGCAGAGGAAGAAAATGATTACAGATGGGATAAGGACAACCTTCTTAGAACAAGAGATGAAGTTACTATTTCAGTAGATGTTAATGTTGAAGCTGTAGATCCGTCTAATCCCCAGGCAGAAAAAAGAACATCACCGGCAATTTATGGCGTTTATGTTGAAATAGAATATAAGAACATTGAGACAGAATGTACAACTTATGCTGAAATGCACCATGCAGGGAACGGAACTTATACATATACATTCCCTTCAAATGTAGCTGCATATGAGATAATAAAAATAACTGCCGAGGATATTTACGGCGTTGCTACAGAAGATTCTTATTCTAAAGAAGATGCAAGTGGTAAAGAAAAAGAAAACAATATCTTCCGCAATATATCTATAGAAAAAGATCACTTTATTGGGACAGATTCTCCTGATAATTCTAAGAAATATATTGCTAATTCAAAAAGATGTCTGGTTGCTGGAGAATATGCATCTCCTGCATATGAAGATAGCGACTGGATCTCACTTCAGGGAGAAGAAGACCCATCAGTATCTTTGACAGTTTTCTTTACAGGATGGTTTTATGATAGTGGTAATTTCAAGGTTTCACTTGTTCCTGTAGATGAGAGTGGTAACGAGGTTGCAGGTACACCAATAGCTGGAACTATCAAGTCATCTGGCTGTATCTTTTGTCCATATTACGAAATAACCTTCGACCTTCCTGATGATAAGGATCAGTATCAGATATATAAGCTTAAACCTGAAGGAGATTGTTGGTTTAATATAGCAGTAAACTCTGTTAATGCAGATGGTCTTATATACGTTAAGATCGACAGTACAAGCCCTGTTGTCAAAGATATCGAAGTTACCTATGACGAAGATGATGATGGTGACGATAAGGGAGTATCCGGAACATATAAGTTTGGTGAAGGTCAGGAAAGCGTTGTATATGCAAAGAGAGATCTTACTCTGACTATCAATACATCAAATTCCTATGACCCTTCGATCAATGAAGCAAATGCAGAAGTAAGCACGGCTTCAGGTCTTTCTAAATTACAGTACGTTATATATGATGATCTATGCCCTTATGGAAGCGAAATAAAAGAAATAGAAATTTCGGATAAAGCTATTGATGAGTGTGAAAATATAAAGATCACTCTTCCTTACGAAAGCCAGAATCAGGGTCCTGTTAAGATTGGAAGTGTTGCGCTTGTTGACGAGGCTGGCAACCTGACATATGTAATTAAAGGTGATACGGAAGACGAAAACTATAATAACTATACAGCTACAGACAGAATAGAACCTGTAAGCTATGTAATAGATAGTGTAGTACCTGTAATCAGATTTACAGAACTTGAGGGCGAGGAACTTGG
Coding sequences within it:
- a CDS encoding alpha-N-arabinofuranosidase; the protein is MSKEVKKATLYVDRNIEVGEVDKRIYGSFIEHLGRAVYEGIYQPGNKFADNEGLRQDTIKLIKEIGVPIVRYPGGNFVSDFHWEDSVGPVEKRPHRIEPAWGVIETNEFGLHEFMNWSKKAGTETMYAINLGTRGIEDAKNVVEYCNIKKNTLYSDMRRKNGAEDPFDIKLWCLGNEMDGPWQMGHKTATEYGRIANEAGKIMKWIDPSIEVVACGSSNMGMPTFGKWEATVLEEGYDTFDYLSLHTYYGNHENNTPDFLASSVDMDKFISAVVSVCDYVKAVKKSNKQINLSFDEWNVWYHSNEQDKKLEKWIEHPHQLEDIYNFEDALLVGSMLITLLRHADRVKIACLAQLVNVIAPIMTSDTGAWKQTIFYPYMHASQFGRGTVLTSVVKTPTYESKHGDAPYIDSVVVKDEENGTVTIFAVNKDLENDFELTADLRQFADYKVKEHIMLTHDDLKAVNTEENPDNVAPVAYNGTKLDNGVLTSILPSRSWNVIRLEK